One genomic window of Myxococcaceae bacterium includes the following:
- a CDS encoding MarC family protein has product MELISDIFMYALPLFILLDPFGTVGILSSFLKNYQHRTQLRIIFFESIIALIIMLGALLCGEYILRILHISHAALQLSGGVVFSLFALQLLFPHFKLITLNPTERPFISPIAVPLIASPSLLATITIFSQKEISFGILVGAIVLAWGAGTLILLQAPLLVRLLKNSGLRFLEEMSGILCLLVAVQMFIDGILSFLGHSH; this is encoded by the coding sequence ATGGAATTGATCAGCGATATTTTCATGTACGCTCTTCCTTTGTTTATCTTGCTGGATCCTTTTGGGACCGTCGGCATTCTCAGTTCTTTCTTAAAAAATTACCAGCATCGCACTCAGCTTCGCATTATCTTTTTTGAGTCGATCATCGCGCTCATCATTATGCTTGGAGCCTTGTTGTGCGGCGAATACATCTTGAGAATACTGCATATCTCACATGCCGCCCTTCAGCTGTCTGGAGGAGTCGTATTTTCACTCTTCGCCCTGCAATTGCTATTTCCTCACTTCAAACTCATTACACTCAATCCGACGGAACGTCCTTTTATTAGCCCGATAGCCGTTCCTTTGATCGCGAGCCCTTCTTTGCTGGCTACCATCACCATTTTTTCGCAAAAAGAGATCAGCTTTGGGATTCTTGTGGGAGCGATCGTGTTGGCTTGGGGAGCTGGGACGCTGATTCTTCTTCAAGCTCCTCTGCTGGTTCGCCTGTTGAAGAATTCCGGCCTTCGGTTTTTGGAAGAAATGTCCGGCATCCTTTGCTTGCTGGTCGCCGTGCAAATGTTCATCGATGGAATACTGTCTTTCTTAGGGCACTCGCACTAG
- a CDS encoding MarC family protein, whose protein sequence is MSLFSLSLTFALILHPTGHQLLTLNKIFESYLKSKRLRYFAQEMALTLIMLIIFHYIGVLLQNSLHIGLPTIRIAAGVILFVISLKMIFPDTFRRTAHELEAPHFLVPVASPILAGPMILTTIMVYSSGEAPILVIPAILVAWTIVSLSLVLCWKNRSLIHPKLVTAYEQLIGLVIMMLSVEMFLKGIRLLWN, encoded by the coding sequence ATGTCTCTATTTTCACTTTCTCTTACGTTTGCACTCATTCTTCATCCGACGGGGCATCAACTTCTCACTCTCAATAAAATATTCGAATCGTACTTGAAGTCAAAAAGGTTGAGGTATTTTGCTCAAGAGATGGCTCTGACGCTCATCATGCTGATTATTTTTCATTACATCGGCGTCCTGCTTCAGAATAGTCTCCACATCGGATTGCCGACCATTCGGATCGCCGCAGGCGTGATCTTGTTTGTGATTTCGTTGAAAATGATTTTTCCGGATACTTTTCGTCGAACGGCTCACGAATTGGAAGCACCTCATTTCCTTGTTCCTGTAGCGTCTCCTATCTTAGCTGGCCCCATGATTCTAACAACGATCATGGTTTATTCAAGCGGCGAAGCGCCAATTCTCGTCATCCCAGCGATTCTAGTCGCTTGGACCATCGTTTCTCTTTCTCTGGTCTTATGTTGGAAAAATCGCTCCCTAATCCATCCCAAACTTGTGACGGCTTATGAACAACTCATCGGTCTGGTGATCATGATGCTTTCTGTTGAAATGTTTCTGAAGGGAATCAGGCTTTTATGGAATTGA
- the metG gene encoding methionine--tRNA ligase, with amino-acid sequence MKYLVTPALPYANGPLHLGHLLEHIQVSVFVRALKMAGEDVSCVCGADSHGTPIEINAQKAGKSPEVYVREWQEIQEKTLERFGVIFDAGYGSTHTALNEQHAIRIYEALVARGDIAVRDVDQLFDPQANRFLPDRFIRGECPKCSSPDQYGDSCERCGATYRPTELIRPKSVLTKETPILKTSRHFFFELGRYADLLKAWISRPGVLQPEIQNSLKLWFDEGLRDWDISRDAPYFGFQIPGEAEKYFYVWLDAPIGYVSLAESAGELSCWTHPGEDAQIIHFIGKDIVYFHTLFWPALLMGAGYQLPSQIAVHGMLTVNGEKMSKSRGTFILADKFAEAVEPEALRYYFACKLSDRVEDIDFHLEDFVARVNADLVNKIVNLLSRTVPLLHRGFQGIPGSLNQDFVAEVLPLVAGIENSYRARDTAQVVRTVVSIADRANRYLQDRSPWDTQKCGVQEAHEALTTALWAGKVCVGLLKPILPKLAQKTEAILGLEPFDFKNVCLPLALKPIGEYERLFERLDLKKVNAMIEEQAPKIPENTPIGIDDFMKIDLRVARVLKAKSVEGSDKLISVTLDVGPLGQRHVFSGLRPSVQPEDLIGQKVLLVANLAPRKMKFGLSEGMICAAGEGVPRLVLAPDAEPGDRVR; translated from the coding sequence ATGAAATACCTGGTTACTCCAGCTCTTCCCTACGCGAATGGGCCTCTGCATTTGGGGCATTTACTGGAACACATTCAAGTCAGTGTTTTTGTGCGAGCTTTGAAGATGGCGGGAGAAGATGTGAGCTGCGTGTGTGGTGCCGACTCACACGGTACTCCGATTGAGATCAACGCCCAGAAAGCGGGCAAAAGTCCCGAAGTCTATGTCCGAGAATGGCAAGAAATTCAAGAAAAAACCTTAGAGCGTTTTGGAGTTATTTTCGATGCAGGTTATGGTTCGACTCATACGGCTTTGAATGAACAACATGCCATTCGAATTTACGAAGCTCTTGTGGCGAGGGGAGATATTGCAGTCCGTGACGTGGATCAGCTTTTTGACCCTCAAGCAAACCGGTTTTTGCCGGATCGATTCATTCGAGGCGAGTGCCCTAAGTGTTCGTCTCCCGATCAATATGGCGACTCGTGTGAGCGCTGTGGGGCAACCTATCGACCCACGGAACTAATTCGTCCCAAGAGTGTTCTGACAAAAGAGACGCCTATTCTTAAGACGAGTCGGCACTTTTTTTTCGAGCTTGGGCGATACGCAGACTTGTTGAAGGCTTGGATTTCTCGACCTGGTGTTTTGCAACCCGAAATTCAGAATTCGCTTAAACTTTGGTTTGATGAAGGCCTCAGAGACTGGGATATTTCCAGAGATGCTCCTTATTTTGGGTTTCAGATCCCTGGTGAAGCAGAAAAATATTTTTATGTTTGGCTTGACGCACCGATTGGTTATGTGAGTTTAGCCGAATCAGCAGGCGAGCTGAGCTGTTGGACGCATCCCGGTGAAGACGCTCAGATCATTCATTTCATTGGTAAAGACATTGTCTATTTTCACACTCTGTTTTGGCCTGCATTGCTGATGGGAGCAGGGTACCAGCTGCCTTCTCAAATTGCGGTGCATGGTATGCTGACCGTGAATGGGGAAAAAATGTCTAAGTCCAGAGGGACTTTTATTTTGGCCGATAAATTCGCTGAAGCCGTGGAACCCGAGGCTTTGCGTTACTACTTTGCTTGCAAGCTATCGGATCGAGTGGAAGACATCGACTTTCATCTCGAAGATTTTGTGGCTCGAGTCAATGCCGATTTAGTCAATAAAATCGTGAATTTACTGAGTCGAACAGTGCCTCTTTTGCATCGTGGATTTCAAGGAATTCCAGGGTCTCTGAATCAAGATTTTGTTGCAGAGGTCTTGCCTTTGGTGGCCGGCATTGAGAACTCTTATCGAGCTCGAGATACAGCGCAAGTGGTCCGAACAGTGGTTAGCATCGCAGATCGAGCCAATCGATACCTTCAAGACCGTAGTCCCTGGGATACTCAAAAGTGTGGTGTTCAAGAAGCCCATGAAGCCTTGACGACAGCGTTGTGGGCCGGCAAGGTATGCGTCGGTCTTCTAAAACCCATCTTACCCAAGCTGGCCCAAAAGACCGAAGCGATTCTAGGACTCGAACCATTCGACTTTAAGAACGTCTGTTTACCGCTTGCTTTGAAGCCGATCGGTGAATATGAACGCCTTTTTGAGCGCTTGGATTTGAAAAAGGTGAATGCTATGATAGAAGAACAAGCTCCGAAAATTCCTGAAAATACTCCGATTGGGATCGATGACTTCATGAAGATTGATCTTCGTGTGGCTCGAGTCCTCAAAGCAAAGTCCGTTGAAGGCTCTGATAAATTGATTTCGGTGACTTTGGATGTGGGCCCTCTTGGTCAACGGCATGTTTTTTCGGGCCTGAGACCCAGCGTTCAACCGGAAGACTTGATTGGGCAAAAAGTGCTGCTGGTTGCCAACCTTGCACCTCGGAAAATGAAATTTGGCCTCAGCGAGGGAATGATTTGTGCCGCAGGGGAAGGCGTACCTCGGCTGGTTCTCGCTCCCGATGCAGAACCCGGCGATCGCGTTCGCTAG
- a CDS encoding AAA family ATPase — MNNLKLHTITFLLLATASRAQYYDYAYSQYAQDILSANTTESYHSERLKAYQRVVFQGLLPLAIGYGTYRLHKTLFCRNPLPPQAPLRNPLPIGGFAFFLTSVFSGLIQRTLEPYAQELQEPVSGFMQCIRNLILRPSDQTLTSLELRYIEKKPFLTPEAQNTLISHFLSLRTNYRPVFSAGLEANKDREIKTIEQLLDLPTQTRSISINESEFQNTFQDYEPMGTGIAFSELKRFCRMMELSSHHQNPRLKNALYLHGPPGVGKTEVARKLAATLKMPLIKVNLGEIREIGDFKGVACEFASDTRCHPGLLAHQIIRQAREGYPYQNMLLFFDEADHTLNRIREEESHELVSLMLNLLEGKTSSLENPFFRASIDVGHLGFILAGNRLLRSSALNNRLNLIEFGNYSLQYRIKAGRDIFLLEALKPYQNLINLDNFTSSDFENIDNIAKREHKLLEMSGTDPGFRGQRQQIERYVYTKAQNICD, encoded by the coding sequence ATGAATAATTTAAAATTACATACAATAACATTTCTTTTATTAGCCACCGCATCCCGTGCTCAATATTACGACTATGCTTACAGCCAATACGCTCAGGATATTTTGTCCGCTAATACCACCGAAAGTTATCATTCAGAGCGCTTAAAAGCGTATCAAAGAGTCGTTTTTCAAGGTCTTCTGCCCCTGGCCATTGGCTACGGCACCTATCGATTGCATAAGACCCTCTTTTGCCGAAACCCCTTGCCGCCTCAAGCACCGCTCAGAAATCCCCTACCCATCGGAGGCTTTGCCTTCTTCTTGACGAGTGTTTTCTCGGGCCTCATCCAACGCACGCTAGAGCCTTATGCGCAAGAGCTTCAGGAACCCGTTTCTGGGTTCATGCAATGCATTCGGAATCTCATCCTAAGACCCTCTGATCAAACCTTAACGAGTCTTGAACTTCGGTATATTGAAAAAAAACCATTTCTCACCCCCGAAGCCCAAAACACCCTTATTTCTCATTTTCTAAGCCTCCGAACCAACTATCGTCCCGTATTCTCTGCTGGCTTGGAAGCAAACAAAGATCGCGAAATCAAAACCATCGAGCAACTCTTAGACTTACCCACTCAAACGCGATCTATTTCAATCAACGAATCTGAGTTTCAAAACACATTCCAAGACTACGAACCCATGGGAACAGGGATTGCCTTTTCAGAATTGAAGCGATTTTGCAGAATGATGGAACTCTCAAGTCATCATCAAAATCCTCGATTAAAGAATGCGCTTTACCTTCACGGGCCACCTGGCGTTGGGAAAACCGAAGTGGCTCGAAAACTGGCTGCAACGCTCAAGATGCCGCTCATCAAAGTAAACTTAGGCGAAATAAGAGAGATTGGCGATTTCAAGGGAGTCGCTTGTGAATTTGCCTCTGACACACGATGCCATCCGGGCTTGCTTGCGCATCAAATAATCCGCCAAGCTCGGGAAGGATATCCTTACCAAAACATGCTTCTTTTCTTTGATGAAGCGGATCACACTTTAAATCGAATTCGAGAAGAAGAATCCCACGAACTGGTCTCACTGATGCTGAACCTCCTGGAAGGAAAGACCAGCTCCTTAGAAAATCCATTTTTTAGAGCCTCCATCGATGTAGGACATCTTGGCTTTATCTTGGCCGGTAATCGGCTGTTAAGAAGCAGCGCCTTGAACAATAGGCTCAATCTCATTGAGTTTGGAAACTACAGCCTACAATACCGAATAAAGGCAGGGAGAGACATCTTCCTCTTGGAGGCATTAAAGCCCTATCAAAATTTAATCAACTTGGACAATTTTACGTCGTCGGACTTTGAGAACATTGACAACATTGCGAAGAGGGAGCATAAGCTACTCGAAATGTCCGGGACCGATCCGGGTTTTCGAGGACAAAGACAGCAAATTGAGCGCTATGTTTATACGAAGGCACAAAATATATGTGACTAG
- a CDS encoding polyphenol oxidase family protein codes for MKFQNRHEWMSDVFLLNQVHGDRLWRVHESSSIEEVSKIEGDALWTTVQNRKIGVRTADCVPVFVWGNQQEFVCAIHAGWRGVAAHIVRKSVQAICQELGLEASDCSAQIGPCIGADVYEVGAEVARQAPAVCVKTGLDNRNYLDLQQWLLLQMQDLGIRVDSIVNRCTFSNPETYFSARRGDKGRQISWICLSQPVLTESRLFCRQASGDLGRITQR; via the coding sequence ATGAAGTTTCAAAATCGTCACGAATGGATGTCGGATGTTTTTCTGCTGAACCAAGTTCACGGAGATCGGCTATGGAGAGTCCATGAGTCGAGTTCAATCGAAGAAGTCTCAAAGATCGAAGGAGACGCATTGTGGACAACGGTTCAGAATCGCAAAATAGGAGTTCGGACCGCAGATTGTGTTCCTGTATTTGTCTGGGGGAATCAACAAGAATTTGTTTGTGCGATCCACGCCGGTTGGAGAGGCGTTGCGGCTCATATTGTACGCAAATCTGTTCAAGCCATTTGCCAGGAGCTTGGATTAGAGGCCTCGGACTGTTCTGCTCAGATTGGACCTTGTATTGGGGCAGATGTTTACGAAGTGGGGGCTGAAGTCGCCCGCCAGGCTCCTGCCGTGTGTGTGAAAACAGGACTGGATAATCGCAACTATTTGGATCTTCAGCAATGGCTCCTGCTCCAAATGCAAGATTTGGGTATTCGGGTTGATTCGATTGTCAACAGGTGTACTTTTTCAAATCCAGAGACTTACTTTTCGGCTCGGCGGGGAGACAAAGGCCGGCAAATTTCCTGGATCTGTCTAAGCCAACCCGTATTGACAGAAAGTCGCCTGTTTTGCAGACAAGCATCTGGCGATTTGGGGCGCATAACTCAGCGGTAG